Proteins encoded in a region of the Hemiscyllium ocellatum isolate sHemOce1 chromosome 10, sHemOce1.pat.X.cur, whole genome shotgun sequence genome:
- the LOC132819305 gene encoding uncharacterized protein LOC132819305: MGAEPWSLSGGSYSMHLWLFFTLSLLLFILLLISCGGCMRKSAQFSAQNNDTETKDDTHLISISQFDDSVFPNSISTATIQEGHPGSRKVSWQNDEEMPGTQDNKESPCQHSRALPEIPAALDDKGNPDGKGDPVYQTARELTAAECQEISEDPIEPSYAASDQFSLETQRAEFIIEDDVAKEEGNFQQKKVAPVYARVSKKTKNTPLLCLPSLSAVHGNVERDEEPPPLPEKRFDLDDDFVIGEESEQILVEETPQEDPRAALLPAESCVTDGDGIVAAKNGLTMG, translated from the exons ATGGGTGCAGAGCCCTGGTCCTTGAGTGGTGGATCCTATTCAATGCATTTATGGTTGTTCTTCACCCTGAGCTTGCTGTTGTTCATCCTGCTGCTGATCTCCTGTGGAGGCTGCATGAG GAAGTCAGCTCAATTTTCGGCACAGAATAACGACACAGAGACTAAAGATGACACTCACCTCATAAGCATT AGCCAGTTCGATGATTCTGTATTTCCAAACAGCATCTCCAcagcaacaattcaagaag GTCACCCCGGGTCACGTAAAGTAAGCTGGCAAAATGATGAGGAAATGCCTGGCACGCAAGATAATAAAGAATCTCCGTGTCAACACAGCAGAGCATTGCCTGAGATTCCCGCTGCTTTGGATGATAAGGGGAATCCTGATGGGAAAGGTGACCCCGTCTACCAGACAGCGAGGGAGCTAACTGCTGCAGAGTGCCAGGAGATTTCAGAAGACCCCATCGAACCATCGTATGCGGCTAGTGACCAGTTCAGCCTCGAAACACAGAGGGCAGAGTTCATCATCGAGGATGATGTTGCCAAGGAGGAGGGGAACTTCCAGCAGAAGAAAGTGGCCCCTGTGTATGCACGGGTCAGCAAAAAGACAAAGAACACACCATTGCTGTGTCTTCCCAGTCTTTCGGCAGTCCATGGGAATGTGGAACGTGATGAGGAACCGCCACCACTACCCGAGAAACGATTCGACCTTGATGATGATTTTGTGATCGGCGAAGAATCTGAGCAG ATATTGGTGGAGGAAACACCTCAAGAAGATCCCAGGGCAGCTCTGCTTCCTGCTGAATCCTGTGTCACTGATGGAGATGGTATTGTGGCCGCAAAGAATGGTCTAACTATGGGCTAG